DNA sequence from the Cupriavidus oxalaticus genome:
GCCCGGTTGCGCGTAGCTTGCGACGATCTCAACCACCGGCCATGCGCGTGGCATCGGCCCGATCGCCCATGCCTGCCGGGGCGTGCGGGCGAAGCGCACGTAGTCATCCTGCACCATCCCGAGCGGCCCGCATTGGGACACGAAGGCATCCACCGCCGACGTATGCGCCTTGGCGACATCGCGCGCCGCGTGGATCTGCTGGTTCAGCACCACCAGCACGCCCTTACCGCACGCATCCGGATGCGCCGCCACCCGGACCGCGTCGAGCAGGTTGAGCGGGCCGTCGGCGGATAGCGAGGTGGACGGTCGCATCGCTGCCGTCATCACCACCGGAACCGGACACGCCTGCGTCAGGTGCAGCGCCATCGCGGTCTCTTCCAGCGTGTCGGTGCCGTGCGTGATCACGATGCCCGCCACATCCGCCTGCGCAGACCAGTGTTCGACGCGCGCCGCCAGCGCGGCCCACAGCGCGAAGGTCATGTCCTTGCTGTCGACCTGCGCCACCTGCTCGGCTTCGATCCGCGCCACCGACTTCAGCGCCGGCACCGCCGCCAGCAACGACGAGACGGGCACGGTGGCCGCCTGGTAGTGTGCGCTGCTGGCGGGGTTGCCCGAAGCGCCGGCAATGGTGCCGCCGGTAGCCAATACAACGATGCGAGGCAATTGGTTCATGGGTGCTGGGGGGCAGGAAACAGGAAGGTAACGCATGCGCAGGGCGCATCGAATCGCGATTGTAATGGCGGACCTCCGCCTGCATGGCGTGCGCCGAGGCCTATCGGTCACCGCGCGCCGCCAAAAATTCTGCTTGCGCTGACGCCGATACTGTATAAAATCACAGCATACTGTTTAAACATACAGTGCCCGGCCCGCCGGATGCAGGATTTGCGGACAGCCCCGTTCGTGGGCAACCCGCTCCCACCCCTGCCCAGCGCGCCCGCACGGAACGGCGATCCCATGGCGACCCTGACACCCCGGCAGCAGCAGATTTTCGATCTGATCCGCAGTACGATCCGCCGTACCGGCTTCCCGCCCACGCGCGCCGAAATTGCTGCCGAATTCGGCTTTTCCTCGCCAAATGCCGCGGAAGAACACCTGCGGGCGCTGGCCCGCAAGGGCGTGATCGAGCTGACGCCGGGCGCCTCGCGCGGCATCCGCCTGAAGGTTTCGCGCAGCGATTCGGAAATGCCGGACCAGTTCTCGCTGCCTGTCCCTGGCGTATTGCAGCTGACGCTGCCGCTGGTGGGGCGCGTTGCCGCCGGCAGCCCCATCCTTGCCGCCGAGCATATCGACCGCCAGTACCAGGTCGATGCCTCGGTCTTCGATGAACGCCCCGACTATCTGCTGCGCGTACGCGGCCTGAGCATGCGCGACGCCGGCATTCTCGACGGCGACCTGCTCGCCGTGCGCCGCGCCAGCGAAGCGCCCAACGGCAAGATCGTGGTGGCACGGCTCGGCGACGATGTCACAGTCAAGCGCCTGCAGCGCCGCGGCGGTCATATCGAGCTGATCGCGGAAAACCCGGACTTCGCCAACATCATCGTTGAACCCGGGCGCGAAGAGTTTTCGCTGGAAGGCATCGCGGTCGGCCTGATCCGATCCTCCGGCTTCTAGCCGGGCACGGCAGGCCTTGCGCCTGCACGGACCCACACGCTCCATTGCTTTGCAGACGCCGCCCGGCTTGCCGGGTGTTGACCCCGCTTTTGCCTGAAAAAAGAGGTGCAACCATGCCGCAAACCCACGACGTCGCCGCCCGCCGCCCGGTCAAGCCGGTACCCTTCCGCCAGTGCAAGGGCGTACGCGTTTATCAGGGCGCGCAGCGCCGGACCATGGTAGGCAGCATGGCCGCTATCTGCAGGATGCTTGAACTGGAAACCACGAACAAGCTGGCCGTTTGAAGCGGCGCCACTTTCTGACCTGCGCCCTGCCCTGAATCAGCTACGCGCGCACGCCTTGGTTTCCGTTTCCAGTTCTTCCGGCGTCATCTGCGGGAACCATGTATTGGTCTTGCGGAGTTCGACGGCCGTGCCATCAGGCCTGGCCGTCAGCGAAATCAGGTAGGCATAGGCAAACTCGCCGCTGCCGTTTGGCTGCCCGATCCGGATTTCCGTCTGGTTCCGTGCCGGCAGGTTGACGACCGTCGCCTCATCGCCGAGATTGTTGCGCAGGCATTTGGCAACGTCAGCCATTTTTGCCGGCGTGAACAAGCGCATCGGGGGACGCGCACGAATGTCTTTTTCCGACGTGCCAGTGGCACACCCGGCCATCATCGCGGCCACTGCCACGCCAGCGCCCACTACCGCTGCTCGAAGGAACATATGAACCCTTTGGAATCAGATCCAGAAAGCAAAACAGCGCCCGTAAAGGCGCTGTTTTGCTTGGCAACTTGGGGTGGCTGATGGGACTCGAACCCACGACGACAGGAATCACAATCCTGGACTCTACCAACTGAGCTACAGCCACCGTAGAGGTCATCAGCGAAGCGCTGATCGACGAAAACCAAGATTATACAAACACTTTTCCGAGATGGCTAGTATTCCGCACAAATTTTTTCGGGGCCTGCATCACGCCTTGCGCGGCTGCCACTTGGCCTCCAGCAACACTGCCTGCTTGATGGCGGCAATGGTCTCCGCCTCGGTGTCGAAGTGGCCCAGCAGCCGCCGTGACTTGCCGTTGAGGACGGCCTCCTGCAGCGCCCTGCCCGACGCTTCCGAGGTGCCGTGGTGCCAGCAGTAGCGCGCCGTCCATTTGCCATCCTGTAGTGGTTCAGCGACCCAGACCAGCCTGAAGTCCTCAAACACCTCGCCGAATGACTCTTCGTTGTTTGCGTTCGCTTTGTCCACGCTTGCTGCCGTCCATTCGCCTGTGGCGATGCGAAGAATCGTAGCACGCAGGCCAGGTTGCCAGAGATGGGGGCGGTACGCGGGCGCGACAGAGGTTCGCCGGAACCTGGCGCATTGGCCGTGGCCCAACCATCTTCTGGAAGATTGCAAGGAAGGAGCATGCGAACAATGCTTGGACGCCTGGCGGGAGTCTTGTCGCTGCTGGGAATGGTCGCGGCCCTGGCGGGCTGTGCGGGCGGCGGAGCCGATGGACGGGAGTCGGGGATTACGGCCTACGGAACGCTGGACGTCGGCATCAGCCATACTTCGCGATAGATTTCGCGCACCAGGCGTGACCGATGGAACTCTTTTCCATGCCGTGCGGTCAAATCGGCTCGAATGGTGCGATCGCAACAGGGCAAAAAAAGAGTCCGCAGCGCGGACTCTTAACTTTAGCGATCTCAAATGCCCTGAAGGCCGTTGCAATGTAACTGTCATCCGGGAATTACACCATTCGGGTAAACGAAAAGCGCCGGACGCGCCGACGAAAAAAAAGCCCGCCGAAGCGGGCTGAATAATCAGTTGAAGAAAGCCCTGTATTCGAGGGCAGGCACAGTGTAAAAAAGTGCCCTGCCCCGGCGAATTAGGGGAATCCCTTTGAAACCCTTTACGGACGCCGGTTTCCAGTCGATCCGACATGGCAAGTGTCGCACCCGCTACCCTCGGGAACCGATGCATAGATTGGCGATTCGGTGTTAGAGCAAGGACTCAAGCGCCCATAGCGGGACGATGCCCAGCGTTCAGCGCGAATCGTGCTATGCCGCCAGCGGCTCTGACGCCAGGGGACGCAGGTGTGTACGCGCCTCGGCAAACAGTGCATCCACATCGGCGCGAGTGCGCGCGGCATGCATGCGTTTTGCATCGGACAGCACGCGGCGCCAGCCTCGTCCTCCCGCAACGCCGCGGTACAGCCCCAGCATATGTCGAGTGACTGCGCCCATATACCCGCCGCGTTCGACCATGTCGCCGATATAACCCTGCATCGCTAGCTCTACATCCAGCCGCGATCGCACTGTTGCCTCGGCGTCGCCATAGAAGCGCACGTCCATTTCAGCCAGTACATAGGGCTGGTGATATGCCTCGCGGCCAATCATCACGCCGTCGACGTGCTGCAGATGCCGCGCCATCTCGTCATAGGTGACGATGCCGCCATTGATCAGGATCTCGAGCTGCGGAAATTCCTGTTTCAGCTGGTATGCCACTTCATAGCGCAGCGGTGGAATCTCGCGGTTTTCCTTTGGGCTCAGGCCTTTCAGGATGGCATTGCGCGCATGAACGATAAATGTGTCGCAGCCCGCCTCCGCGACCCTGCCGACAAAGTCCCGCACGAAATCGTAGTGCTCGATGGTATCGATGCCGATGCGATGCTTCACCGTCACCGGGATGCTGACCGCGTCGCGCATCGCCTTCACGCAATCGGCAACCAGCTCGGGCTCCGCCATCAGGCAGGCGCCGAAGGCACCGCGCTGCACGCGCTCGGACGGGCAGCCGCAATTCAGGTTGATCTCCTTGTAGCCCCATTGCTCGCCCAACTTCGCCGCCGCGGCCAGGTCTGCGGGTTCGCTGCCGC
Encoded proteins:
- the dusA gene encoding tRNA dihydrouridine(20/20a) synthase DusA — encoded protein: MMDWTDRHCRTFHRQLSRHTWLYTEMVTTGALLHGDVPRHLDFDAAEQPVALQLGGSEPADLAAAAKLGEQWGYKEINLNCGCPSERVQRGAFGACLMAEPELVADCVKAMRDAVSIPVTVKHRIGIDTIEHYDFVRDFVGRVAEAGCDTFIVHARNAILKGLSPKENREIPPLRYEVAYQLKQEFPQLEILINGGIVTYDEMARHLQHVDGVMIGREAYHQPYVLAEMDVRFYGDAEATVRSRLDVELAMQGYIGDMVERGGYMGAVTRHMLGLYRGVAGGRGWRRVLSDAKRMHAARTRADVDALFAEARTHLRPLASEPLAA
- the lexA gene encoding transcriptional repressor LexA; translation: MATLTPRQQQIFDLIRSTIRRTGFPPTRAEIAAEFGFSSPNAAEEHLRALARKGVIELTPGASRGIRLKVSRSDSEMPDQFSLPVPGVLQLTLPLVGRVAAGSPILAAEHIDRQYQVDASVFDERPDYLLRVRGLSMRDAGILDGDLLAVRRASEAPNGKIVVARLGDDVTVKRLQRRGGHIELIAENPDFANIIVEPGREEFSLEGIAVGLIRSSGF
- a CDS encoding asparaginase, which gives rise to MNQLPRIVVLATGGTIAGASGNPASSAHYQAATVPVSSLLAAVPALKSVARIEAEQVAQVDSKDMTFALWAALAARVEHWSAQADVAGIVITHGTDTLEETAMALHLTQACPVPVVMTAAMRPSTSLSADGPLNLLDAVRVAAHPDACGKGVLVVLNQQIHAARDVAKAHTSAVDAFVSQCGPLGMVQDDYVRFARTPRQAWAIGPMPRAWPVVEIVASYAQPGRIAVDALVQAGVAGLVVAAAGNGSIHEVLAEALVDAAIAGVAVVRSSRTGAGHVAIPAHPSPSDGVFVSAADLNPYKARVLLALALAADPALARDPLRLQAAFAQA